The window TTTCAATTGTTGCGAGCACAGCCGCTTCTTGGTGTCAGGAGGCCGCATGGCGGCGTTCGATCGTGTGCGGCTTTAAGCCTTGCTGACGTTCCAGTCGGCTCAAGACGGCAGCGCAAAAGACGATCAGCGAGCCTTGaccgagtcacgagtcgatccCACctcgacactcacgactcgtgctCGTGTGTGGTCAAGAAAACTCGGGACTTGTAAGATCACGGCACGAAAGTGGCGTGGACTGAAGTGGATTACATAATCACTACCAATTTACGATTAGCTACGGGCACTGCTCCACATGTTCATCACGACAGAAGAAGAGACTTTGGCAGCTTTCCAACACCACCATACAGGGGCTTGTCGCACAATTGCTACCACGATGCTCCTTCAAACACTCCGAACGACCACCAAGGCGGCGCCTCTGTGCGGCTCCCCTATTGCGGCGTCGGCGGCTGTACGCACATTCGCTTCGACCAGCCGCGCGTACAAGGTGTACGAGAACGTCTCGGCGGCCGACTTTCAATCTCGCGTCCTCTCGCCTTCCGGCGCAGACGCTGAAACACCCGTGCTCGTAGACTTCTTCGCAACGTGGTGCCAGCCGTGCAAGCTCCTCTCACCCGCGCTCAAAAAAGTCGCCTCGAATCCCGACGTGGTCGGAGGCAAACACATCGACCTCGTAACAATTGATGTGGATCAGCATCAGGACATTGCTCAGCAGTTCAAAGTGTCCGCGATGCCCACCGTGATCGCTATGAAGGGCGGAAAGGTAAGCACCCAGAGCCTGAACAACCTCGACCAGCGCCAAAGCCGTTCAACTAACAATATCTCGATTACTGGATTGCGCATCCGTCGTCGCTTCAATCCCGACAGGTCCTCGATGGTTTCGTAGGCATGCTTCCCGAGAACAAGGTGATCGAGTTTGTCCAGAACCTCAAGTAGCACTCCAACAGGTCTCAATGATACAAATCACTCGTCTGTTCAGGACTCGACAAAGTAGGATGTCAGCCAGACAGAGTCCGAAAAAAAGTGTCTACAGAGAGGACGAGAGACAGCAAGTACTTGCAGATGCGATGAGACTAAACGACATTGAACAGGAATACAACCCGCAAGGGGTATGATACGAAAAGAAGCGACAGCGAGCGATCAGAGGTGAGTGTTGCGCGGAAAGTTATGAGCACTCCAACGTCAGCCGAGATACGGACTGATGCTCATAGCCTCGACTTGCGAGACGAACGACGAGCTGTTcccatcctcgtcctcgtcctcttcttcctcttcctcctcgttgCTATACGTTCGAGGGCGCGATTTTGATCCCGGGATAGCCAGCCCTCCAATTGCCACCGACTCGTTGCGTCTGACATCATCcgcctcgtcatcatcgtcatcttcatcctcgGACGAGTCTTGTCCGTCCTCATCAGGTGCCACTTCGGCCCACTCCCGATACAGAGGCTCGATaaacgatgccgacgactCCAACTTGTATGGGTCGAACGGGAAGAACGATTCGAGCACCGAAGACGTTGTCACCACCGTCTCCTTCTTAGTCGCTTCCGTATCGAGCGAGTCGGGTCGCGGCGTACCTCTTTCGCTGCCGTCCTGACTCATGGGAGTCGCCGATCCTGAGCCGTCCAGCTGGAGCCTGTTCAGACTGGTCGACCTTGAAACCGGAATACTTCGATTGATCCCCCTCACAGAGCGGTTGTTCGCCTCGATGATCGAATAGCAGTACAGGAACCCGGTATGCTGAGCGATCCTCGCAAACTGTTTGACCACATTGGCCGAACAATACTTGAGCGGGTTCAATCGCGAAGTCACCGCTCTTTGCAACGATGTCAACCCATCACACCACGCTTCGGCGCCAAACTGACCCAGACTTCCCACACTGTCGTGCATGCCTCCACCGatctcgtcggcgtcgtgATAATCGAGGTCGTCAGCACCGCCATCCTGCTCTTCGTCGGTGATCTTAAGATCTCTCCATCGGAAGCAGAAAATATAAAAAGCTGCTTGAACCACCGAGTAAAACACCGAATGTGTACCTGTTCCTGGCGCCGCTGAGCCCGCTTCGGTATCTGTGCGGCTGCTCTCGTCGATATGCGCATCTAGGAACGCGCACAGATTGTACAAGACGACTCGCGTCGTCGGCCCATCTACGTACGAGGCCCTGCTGACAAAACTAGCCACATACCCTGCTGCAGCGGATCGGATCACTGCCGGCTCGTCTTTCTGCCCCATGTCCACTCTCTTGCTGTACAGGCTCTTTTCGAGCAATACGCCGAGAAAGTAGTCTGAGAACTCCGGGTCTAACGAGTTGAACCAGAACAGCAGGAACTGAACGTGGCGTGATCGGAAAGTGGGTAGAATGTTACGCGCAAAGATGGAAAGCAGCGTGTGAAAGAGATTTCGACGATTCGCCTCAGAATCCATGGGGCTGCTGTAGTTCAAGCTGTTGGCACCGGCGACGTACTGTGCATCGAGCTTACGCAGATGCTCAAAGAGCGCAATCatgatggcgtcgagcttggccacGGATTCGCGAATGCGTCGCATGGATCTTTGCAGATCCTCCTGcgtgcgcttctgctcttCGGTCGCCACGCCTTGCTCGTAGTTCTCATCCGAGAGATCCGAGAGGTTATCTGCAAAGTCGCCCGCATCGCtctcatcgtcatcgtcggaGCTGTCTCCGTCATCGATGTCATCGAGAGCCTGCTCGAATGGATCTTCGAAATCCAATCCGAGctcttcggcttcgtcatcgtcgaaTTCATCGAGTTCAACCTGGatctcgacgtcgagctgaATGGCTCGATCAATAACAGCACCCAGAATCGCCTCGGAGAGCTCTGCACAGTACTCGCTGACGTGCAGAATGTTGCGCACATAGACAAGCTGATCGGACCTGTGCACCATCTTGTGCGGTAAGAACTGGACAAGCAAGGGTCCCAATACACCAGGCAGCGTGGGTACGACGCTCAAAAGCGAACGAATCAGAAGATGAACTCGCTCGTACACCTGTTTTCGCTTGAGCGTGGAGACGGATCTTTTGCCCAACTCATCAGCAAATTGGTACGGCAACCATTCGAGACGATACGACAACGCCTTGGTGGCTTTTGTGAGGATGACCGAAAGCCACTCGCTTCTGGCGCTAACTAAGCTGCATACGAACTTGATCCACATCTGCGCAAAGCTGTCGTCCATCGAGGTCCATGGTAGAGCAAAGATGCTCTCCACCAGTTTGGCATGGGATCGATCAAGATCCGACACGACGTGCGACAGAGCCGCAAGCAGAGAGCGCAGGGAAGAGGCCGAAGCACCTGATCTGCCCGTTGATGGCTCGGCAAATTGGACGAGAAGCTCGTAGTATGGCCCGGTATTGcccttctctctctctgaTAGCGCATTGATGACAAAGCTGAGGTACATGCCCTGGTAAttggtcgagctgctgctgccgaccGAGTTGATGGCGGCCATGCTTCCTGGTGGCGGCGCCTTCTTGGACAggctcgagcgcaacgGCTTGATTGGTGTGGTCggcgaagccgaagagATATCTGACTCGTCCGAAGCTGAGCTCCTACGCTTAGATGGGGAAGGTGGTGCTACAGCGTCAACACTGATGGCATAAAGGCTGGAATTCGAGGCTCTCTTCATGATGGCGCCTTCTGATGCGGTGGTTGCAACGGAAAGTTGGGTCGTTTGTTGCTGCGATGCAGTCTTAGAAGGGAGTGGCGCGATCTTTCGAGCACGGACAGGCTCGACGGACGGCATCACcgcggctgcagctcagcaaaggaaaaaaaaagacgAGCTCCTGTGACAATCCGGTCGTGATGTCTATTCGGGCGGCGTGTGCAGGCGTGAGGTGAAGTTGCACCAGACGGCGGTGGCGACAGCAGAGGTCGGGTGGCGCCGAGCGATACCTTTTTTGGAGGTTATGGACCTCACGCAAGCGCCGACATGCTTGGTTGGAGTCGATACTATAGCTTGCGGTGTAGATACGCAAATGATGTTTGTTTGGCAATGTCACCAgtcaactcgtgactgtcggACGGATATAGACAACTTTTGCGATGAAGGTTTTGCTGAAGAAAGATAGCCAGCTGAGAATTCTTCAAGGTCGCctgacattcacgatttgctgCTTCAGCAGAGgtgttcacgattcacgattattcacgattaacttATAGCGCGCCGACTCCAAAAGAATCCAGACCCGT of the Mycosarcoma maydis chromosome 2, whole genome shotgun sequence genome contains:
- a CDS encoding uncharacterized protein (related to Thioredoxin), which gives rise to MLLQTLRTTTKAAPLCGSPIAASAAVRTFASTSRAYKVYENVSAADFQSRVLSPSGADAETPVLVDFFATWCQPCKLLSPALKKVASNPDVVGGKHIDLVTIDVDQHQDIAQQFKVSAMPTVIAMKGGKVLDGFVGMLPENKVIEFVQNLK
- a CDS encoding rDNA-binding RNA polymerase I transcriptional factor (related to RRN3 - RNA polymerase I specific transcription factor); this translates as MKRASNSSLYAISVDAVAPPSPSKRRSSASDESDISSASPTTPIKPLRSSLSKKAPPPGSMAAINSVGSSSSTNYQGMYLSFVINALSEREKGNTGPYYELLVQFAEPSTGRSGASASSLRSLLAALSHVVSDLDRSHAKLVESIFALPWTSMDDSFAQMWIKFVCSLVSARSEWLSVILTKATKALSYRLEWLPYQFADELGKRSVSTLKRKQVYERVHLLIRSLLSVVPTLPGVLGPLLVQFLPHKMVHRSDQLVYVRNILHVSEYCAELSEAILGAVIDRAIQLDVEIQVELDEFDDDEAEELGLDFEDPFEQALDDIDDGDSSDDDDESDAGDFADNLSDLSDENYEQGVATEEQKRTQEDLQRSMRRIRESVAKLDAIMIALFEHLRKLDAQYVAGANSLNYSSPMDSEANRRNLFHTLLSIFARNILPTFRSRHVQFLLFWFNSLDPEFSDYFLGVLLEKSLYSKRVDMGQKDEPAVIRSAAAGYVASFVSRASYVDGPTTRVVLYNLCAFLDAHIDESSRTDTEAGSAAPGTGTHSVFYSVVQAAFYIFCFRWRDLKITDEEQDGGADDLDYHDADEIGGGMHDSVGSLGQFGAEAWCDGLTSLQRAVTSRLNPLKYCSANVVKQFARIAQHTGFLYCYSIIEANNRSVRGINRSIPVSRSTSLNRLQLDGSGSATPMSQDGSERGTPRPDSLDTEATKKETVVTTSSVLESFFPFDPYKLESSASFIEPLYREWAEVAPDEDGQDSSEDEDDDDDEADDVRRNESVAIGGLAIPGSKSRPRTYSNEEEEEEEDEDEDGNSSSFVSQVEAMSISPYLG